A DNA window from Candidatus Binatia bacterium contains the following coding sequences:
- a CDS encoding metallophosphoesterase, with amino-acid sequence MRIVSFGDIHMSLQTIERLAPELEKADLVILSGDLTNFGGREDAEQVLTATQRHAGAVLAVSGNLDRPEVIDVLRERGISLHGESRRIGELGIFGCGGSNLTPFHTPTEFTDEEIGAWLDRGYNEVAEAPHVLMVCHTPPANTATDRILIGQHVGSPKVRTFIEQYQPEVCITGHVHESAGIDRIGRTTVVNAGAFRDGGYIVVSLRSGGLEAELNRL; translated from the coding sequence ATGCGGATCGTGTCCTTCGGCGACATCCACATGTCGTTGCAGACCATCGAACGCCTGGCGCCGGAGCTGGAGAAGGCCGACCTGGTCATTCTCTCGGGCGATCTGACCAACTTCGGCGGGCGCGAGGACGCGGAGCAGGTGTTGACAGCCACGCAGCGGCATGCAGGCGCAGTGCTGGCGGTGTCCGGCAATCTAGATCGGCCGGAGGTGATCGATGTCTTGCGTGAGCGCGGCATCAGCCTGCACGGCGAGTCGCGGCGCATCGGCGAGCTCGGCATCTTCGGGTGCGGCGGCTCGAACCTCACGCCCTTTCATACGCCCACCGAATTCACCGACGAGGAGATCGGCGCATGGCTCGACCGTGGATACAACGAAGTGGCAGAAGCGCCGCACGTATTGATGGTCTGCCACACACCTCCCGCGAACACGGCGACCGACCGTATCCTCATCGGCCAACACGTCGGCAGCCCGAAGGTGCGGACCTTCATCGAGCAGTATCAGCCTGAAGTATGCATCACAGGACACGTCCATGAATCCGCCGGCATCGACCGCATCGGTCGCACCACCGTGGTGAACGCCGGCGCCTTTCGCGACGGCGGCTACATCGTCGTCTCACTTCGCTCCGGTGGCTTGGAGGCCGAGTTGAACCGCCTTTAA